A genomic stretch from Marinobacter fonticola includes:
- a CDS encoding DNA polymerase III subunit chi, which translates to MSSDPSLSNETERRPEGRHWFYLLPQDTESARLLYAARLTEKAWHQGDRICLVCNPGEQMDALDTMLWQFTPESFLPHRQLASSAESCPERIGLLAGNPAPDDWDTVIVLGTTLPANADRFQRLALIANNDPQTLSQARSHFRALRELGIEARVHDARRGAQRN; encoded by the coding sequence ATGTCCAGTGATCCTTCCTTATCCAATGAGACTGAGCGCCGGCCGGAAGGCCGGCACTGGTTTTACCTGCTTCCGCAGGACACGGAATCGGCGCGCCTGCTCTATGCGGCGCGGCTGACCGAGAAAGCCTGGCACCAGGGTGATCGCATCTGCCTCGTCTGCAATCCAGGCGAGCAGATGGATGCCTTGGACACCATGCTTTGGCAATTCACACCGGAAAGCTTTCTGCCCCACCGTCAACTGGCATCCAGCGCCGAATCCTGCCCCGAGCGCATTGGCCTGCTCGCCGGCAATCCGGCACCAGACGACTGGGACACGGTCATCGTGCTGGGCACGACACTGCCCGCCAACGCCGATCGTTTTCAGCGCCTGGCGTTAATCGCCAACAACGACCCGCAGACGCTGAGCCAGGCCCGCTCCCATTTCCGTGCACTACGCGAACTGGGCATCGAAGCCCGGGTCCACGACGCCAGACGCGGTGCGCAGCGCAACTAA
- a CDS encoding DUF5610 domain-containing protein, whose product MVSSITGPGSEYSPRQGAERQSPARAERNAVPVGVQETASTSVRTPEDAINLLRTRLEQKMEQALGDSAPGAPRTASRGFEPPSAADVASRVLGFVQSRLQQEAEAGAGSDRLANLLEQARAGIEQGFSEAREQLEALGMMNGKLSSEIDDSFGRIQQGLDDLVNRFSGEAPAAQGVESASAVQVEAASREQLAFEVRTRDGDVVTVRMDERRYAGVSTASVSNQQGSASQSSAVSLFAGRYEFSVEGELDAGEREALTALFEDVQNVAGQFFEGDVQAAFQSARKLNLGGNELASFSLNLSSVRSVSASTYESVSERPSTASQLRPLAGLARDIQALGRESMDNGLDAQMLGSLMDRIMSDAQSRSSVNLETGNEDLMNNFWKAIIGSLDQAGGGDSES is encoded by the coding sequence ATGGTTTCTTCCATTACCGGTCCCGGCTCTGAATACAGCCCCCGCCAAGGCGCGGAGCGTCAGAGTCCGGCTAGAGCCGAGCGAAATGCTGTTCCGGTAGGTGTTCAGGAAACGGCCTCGACTTCGGTTCGCACGCCAGAAGATGCGATCAACTTGCTGCGTACACGGCTCGAACAGAAGATGGAGCAGGCGCTGGGAGACTCGGCGCCGGGTGCACCGCGTACGGCAAGCCGGGGATTTGAGCCTCCCAGTGCGGCAGATGTAGCCAGCCGGGTGCTGGGGTTCGTTCAGAGCCGCCTACAACAGGAGGCGGAAGCGGGTGCCGGCAGCGACCGATTGGCAAACCTGCTGGAGCAGGCTCGTGCCGGTATCGAGCAGGGTTTCTCGGAGGCTCGGGAGCAGCTTGAGGCTCTGGGAATGATGAACGGCAAGCTGTCGTCCGAGATCGACGATAGCTTCGGCCGCATTCAGCAGGGGTTGGACGATCTGGTAAACCGCTTCTCCGGGGAAGCCCCCGCTGCTCAGGGCGTCGAATCGGCATCGGCCGTCCAAGTTGAAGCGGCTTCCCGTGAGCAACTGGCCTTCGAAGTGCGCACCCGCGACGGCGACGTGGTCACGGTGCGAATGGATGAACGCCGTTATGCCGGTGTCAGTACAGCCTCGGTTAGCAACCAGCAGGGCTCTGCCAGCCAGTCCTCGGCGGTCAGCCTCTTCGCGGGCCGTTACGAATTTTCCGTTGAAGGTGAGCTGGATGCGGGAGAGCGCGAAGCCCTGACTGCGCTGTTCGAGGATGTTCAGAATGTGGCCGGTCAGTTCTTTGAGGGCGATGTTCAGGCCGCTTTTCAGTCTGCCCGGAAGCTAAACCTGGGTGGCAACGAACTGGCGAGCTTTAGCCTCAATCTATCCTCGGTGCGTTCGGTCAGCGCATCCACCTACGAGTCGGTTTCGGAGCGCCCATCGACGGCAAGTCAGTTGCGACCACTGGCCGGTCTGGCGCGAGATATCCAGGCGCTAGGCCGCGAGAGTATGGACAACGGGCTCGATGCGCAGATGTTGGGCAGCCTGATGGATCGGATCATGTCCGATGCCCAGTCCCGTTCGTCAGTAAACCTTGAAACCGGTAACGAAGACCTCATGAATAACTTCTGGAAGGCAATCATCGGTTCGCTTGATCAGGCCGGAGGTGGCGACAGCGAGAGTTAA
- the lptG gene encoding LPS export ABC transporter permease LptG, producing the protein MRKLDRYIIKTVGGATILVMLVVLSLDVIFAFIAELEDTENDYQVLQALGYVLMTLPRRIYDYLPLGAFMGCLIGLGALASSSELVVIRAAGVSIRRIVWSAMKPTLVVVIIGLLLGEFVAPHFERIAQSQKAIATGGGQSMASADGLWHREKNTFMHINAVQPDGVLHGLALFEFDEERWLVAATFAERGLYQGDHWLLENTVTTRISQDKTSRHEASRLRWETELSPSVLSVLIVKPENLSISGLYTYATYLDEQGLSSGNYWLAFWKKVLGPVAIAVLVLVAISFVFGPLRSVTMGFRVFTGIIVGLVFKYMQDLLGPMSLVFGFDPILAIAAPIVLSAVVGAILMRKAG; encoded by the coding sequence ATGCGTAAGCTGGATCGCTATATCATCAAGACTGTCGGTGGCGCCACCATTCTGGTGATGCTGGTGGTGCTGTCGCTGGATGTCATCTTTGCCTTCATCGCAGAATTGGAAGACACCGAGAATGACTACCAGGTATTGCAGGCCCTGGGCTATGTCTTAATGACCTTGCCCCGAAGGATCTACGATTACCTGCCTTTGGGCGCTTTCATGGGCTGCTTGATTGGTCTGGGAGCATTGGCCAGCTCCTCGGAACTGGTGGTGATTCGGGCTGCCGGGGTGTCGATTCGCCGGATCGTATGGTCGGCAATGAAGCCGACGCTTGTCGTGGTTATTATCGGCTTGCTACTGGGTGAGTTCGTGGCGCCGCATTTCGAGCGTATTGCCCAAAGCCAAAAGGCTATCGCTACTGGCGGCGGCCAAAGCATGGCCTCGGCGGACGGTCTCTGGCACCGGGAAAAGAACACCTTCATGCATATCAATGCCGTGCAGCCCGACGGCGTGCTGCACGGTCTTGCACTGTTCGAGTTCGACGAGGAACGTTGGCTGGTAGCGGCCACCTTTGCCGAGCGTGGCCTCTATCAGGGCGATCACTGGCTGCTGGAGAACACGGTCACCACACGTATATCGCAGGACAAGACCTCCCGCCACGAAGCGTCCCGTCTGCGTTGGGAAACAGAGCTGTCGCCCAGCGTATTGAGCGTGCTGATCGTCAAGCCCGAGAATTTATCGATCAGCGGCCTCTACACTTACGCCACCTATTTGGACGAGCAGGGATTGAGCTCCGGCAACTATTGGCTGGCGTTCTGGAAAAAAGTCTTGGGGCCGGTAGCCATAGCGGTGCTGGTACTGGTCGCGATTTCCTTCGTCTTCGGTCCACTGCGCTCGGTGACCATGGGGTTTCGGGTCTTCACCGGCATTATCGTGGGCCTGGTTTTCAAGTACATGCAGGATTTGCTTGGTCCTATGAGCCTTGTCTTCGGTTTCGACCCGATTCTGGCCATCGCGGCGCCGATTGTTCTGAGCGCTGTCGTGGGGGCTATCTTGATGCGTAAAGCGGGCTAG
- a CDS encoding valine--tRNA ligase has translation MEKTYQPENIERQWYQNWEQKGYFRPQGEGESYCIMIPPPNVTGSLHMGHAFQHTIMDTLTRFRRMQGRNALWQVGTDHAGIATQMVVERKLAVEEDKSRHDLGREEFIKRIWNWKEESGGTITRQMRRLGNSVDWDHERFTMDDGFYRAVQEVFIRLYDEGLIYRGKRLVNWDPKLHTAISDLEVENKEEKGHLWHLRYPLANGEKTLDGKDYLVVATTRPETMLGDTAVAVHPTDERYQHLIGKTILLPLVGREIPIVADEHADPEKGAGCVKITPAHDFNDYAVGKRNGLAMINVMTPDANIRSVGEVFNSDGTANTELDGTLPEAYAGLTREDARKQIVADLEAAGLLDQIEDHVLSVPRGDRSGLIIEPMLTDQWFADAKTLAKPSIEAVEDGRIQFVPKQYENMYFSWMRDIQDWCISRQLWWGHRIPAWYDAEGNIYVGRDESAVREKYNLAASLKLEQDADVLDTWFSSALWTFGTLGWPEDTERLATFHPTDVLVTGFDIIFFWVARMIMMTMHFMKDEDGNPQVPFKTVYVTGLIRDEQGNKMSKSKGNVLDPLDMMDGISLENLLEKRTGNLMQPQLAKKIGKRTEKEFPEGISAHGTDALRFTLTSLATTGRDINWDMKRLEGYRNFCNKLWNAARYVLMNTEDQDCGANDEPVELSLADRWIVSALQRCEKEVTRHFDQYRFDLAAYAIYEFIWNEYCDWYLELSKPALTDDNASAEAKRGTRRTLVRVLEAILRLAHPIIPFITEEIWQRVAPLSGKSGDTIMLQPYPQADDGKIDAAAEADIEWLKGAIVAVRNIRGEMNISPAKQIPVLLRGPESDRERMEKNRSFLVSLAKLESLTWLGDEEAPMSATQLVSDMEVLVPMAGLIDKAAELERLDKELDRIGKEIKRLEGKLGNANFTAKAPADVVDKEKAKLADAINSQTRLQDQRAKIEAM, from the coding sequence ATGGAAAAGACCTACCAGCCCGAGAATATTGAGCGTCAGTGGTACCAGAACTGGGAGCAAAAGGGCTACTTCCGCCCGCAAGGCGAAGGCGAATCCTACTGCATCATGATCCCGCCGCCCAATGTCACTGGCAGTCTGCACATGGGCCACGCCTTCCAGCACACCATCATGGACACCCTAACCCGCTTCCGCCGTATGCAGGGTCGCAATGCATTGTGGCAAGTCGGCACCGACCATGCGGGTATCGCCACCCAGATGGTGGTGGAGCGCAAACTGGCCGTGGAGGAAGACAAAAGCCGGCACGACCTGGGCCGGGAAGAGTTCATCAAGCGCATCTGGAACTGGAAGGAAGAATCCGGCGGCACCATTACCCGGCAGATGCGCCGCCTAGGCAATTCGGTGGACTGGGACCATGAACGCTTCACTATGGACGACGGTTTCTACCGTGCGGTCCAGGAAGTTTTTATTCGTCTTTACGACGAAGGCCTGATCTACCGTGGCAAGCGCCTGGTCAACTGGGACCCCAAATTGCACACCGCCATTTCCGATCTGGAAGTGGAGAATAAGGAAGAGAAAGGCCACCTCTGGCACCTGCGTTATCCGCTCGCCAACGGCGAGAAAACGCTGGACGGCAAGGACTATCTGGTCGTCGCCACCACTCGCCCGGAAACCATGCTGGGCGATACTGCCGTCGCGGTGCATCCGACTGACGAGCGCTACCAGCACCTGATCGGCAAGACAATCCTGCTGCCGCTGGTGGGCCGCGAAATTCCCATCGTCGCCGACGAGCACGCGGACCCCGAAAAAGGCGCGGGCTGCGTTAAGATCACCCCGGCCCACGATTTCAACGACTATGCCGTGGGCAAGCGCAACGGCTTGGCGATGATCAACGTCATGACGCCGGACGCCAACATTCGCTCCGTGGGCGAGGTCTTCAACAGCGACGGCACGGCAAACACCGAGCTCGACGGCACACTGCCAGAAGCCTACGCCGGCCTGACCCGCGAAGACGCCCGCAAGCAGATCGTTGCAGACCTGGAGGCCGCCGGCCTGCTCGACCAGATTGAAGATCACGTCCTGAGCGTGCCACGGGGCGACCGCTCCGGCCTCATCATCGAACCCATGCTGACCGATCAATGGTTCGCCGACGCCAAGACCCTGGCCAAGCCCTCCATCGAAGCTGTTGAGGATGGCCGTATCCAGTTCGTGCCCAAGCAGTACGAAAACATGTACTTCTCCTGGATGCGCGATATTCAGGACTGGTGTATCTCCCGCCAGCTCTGGTGGGGCCACCGCATCCCGGCCTGGTATGACGCCGAGGGCAATATTTATGTGGGGCGTGACGAATCAGCAGTGCGTGAGAAGTACAACCTGGCCGCCAGCTTGAAGCTCGAGCAGGACGCAGACGTGCTCGACACCTGGTTCAGCTCCGCCCTGTGGACCTTCGGCACCCTGGGCTGGCCGGAGGACACCGAGCGCCTGGCGACCTTCCATCCCACCGACGTGCTGGTCACCGGCTTCGACATCATCTTCTTCTGGGTCGCCCGGATGATCATGATGACCATGCATTTCATGAAGGACGAGGACGGCAACCCGCAGGTCCCCTTCAAGACCGTTTACGTCACCGGCCTGATCCGTGACGAGCAGGGCAACAAGATGTCCAAGTCCAAGGGCAACGTGCTGGACCCGCTGGACATGATGGACGGCATTTCCCTGGAAAACCTGCTCGAAAAGCGGACGGGCAACCTGATGCAGCCGCAGCTCGCGAAGAAAATCGGCAAGCGCACGGAGAAGGAATTCCCCGAAGGCATCAGCGCCCACGGCACCGACGCCCTGCGCTTCACCCTTACTTCCCTGGCCACCACGGGCCGGGATATCAACTGGGACATGAAGCGCCTGGAAGGCTACCGTAACTTCTGCAACAAGCTGTGGAATGCCGCGCGCTACGTGCTGATGAACACCGAAGATCAGGACTGCGGCGCCAACGACGAGCCGGTGGAGCTATCACTGGCGGACCGCTGGATCGTCAGCGCCCTGCAGCGCTGCGAAAAAGAAGTCACACGCCATTTCGACCAGTATCGCTTCGACCTGGCCGCCTATGCCATCTACGAGTTCATCTGGAACGAGTACTGCGACTGGTATCTGGAGCTGTCCAAGCCGGCCCTGACCGATGACAACGCCTCTGCCGAAGCCAAGCGTGGCACCCGCCGCACCCTGGTCCGTGTGCTGGAAGCCATCCTGCGCCTGGCACACCCGATTATCCCGTTTATTACCGAGGAGATCTGGCAGCGCGTCGCCCCGCTGAGTGGAAAGTCTGGCGATACCATCATGCTCCAGCCCTACCCGCAGGCCGACGACGGCAAGATCGATGCGGCCGCCGAGGCCGATATCGAATGGCTCAAGGGCGCAATTGTGGCCGTTCGCAACATCCGCGGCGAAATGAACATCTCCCCTGCCAAGCAGATTCCCGTGTTGCTACGCGGCCCCGAATCTGACCGCGAGCGCATGGAGAAAAACCGCTCCTTCCTGGTCTCCCTGGCCAAACTGGAAAGCCTGACGTGGCTGGGCGACGAGGAAGCCCCCATGTCCGCCACGCAGCTGGTCAGCGACATGGAGGTGTTGGTGCCCATGGCGGGCCTGATCGATAAAGCCGCTGAGCTTGAACGTCTGGACAAGGAGCTGGACCGCATCGGCAAGGAGATCAAACGGCTTGAAGGCAAGCTGGGCAACGCCAACTTCACAGCCAAGGCGCCTGCGGACGTGGTTGATAAGGAAAAGGCCAAGCTGGCCGACGCGATCAACAGTCAGACTCGCTTGCAGGATCAGCGAGCCAAGATCGAAGCGATGTAG
- the lptF gene encoding LPS export ABC transporter permease LptF: MRIIFRYLTRQVVVSMLAVTGVLLLVFMSGRFIKYLADAAAGKLAGEVLFMIMAYRFPGFLELILPLGLFIGILLAYGRMYLESEMTVLFACGVSDRQVLMQTMVTSLVVMVVVGAMSLYLSPWGMQKVQDIINEQRKATEFEMLSPGRFQSLSSGSRVTYTEALSDDKQQLIGVFIAEFSDDGSGLNLITAEAGSQFVDEDTGSRFLVLEDGQRFQGAPGRLDYTVTTFDAYGLKVTGPESVREKSDEEAIPTLELMDSDDPELRALFHWRISLPLIVPIVTLLAVRLSRVNPRQGRFFHLLPAMMIYIVYLGLLIVARDALANGKVPEWLGLTWVHVLFLGMGLWLQFGPDWLRRRRLEKEGGVHA, from the coding sequence TTGCGCATTATCTTCCGCTATCTGACCCGCCAGGTCGTCGTCAGCATGCTGGCCGTCACCGGCGTACTGCTGCTCGTATTCATGAGCGGCCGGTTTATCAAGTACCTCGCGGATGCCGCGGCCGGTAAGCTGGCCGGCGAAGTGCTGTTCATGATCATGGCGTATCGTTTTCCCGGCTTTCTGGAGCTGATTCTTCCGCTTGGTTTATTTATCGGCATCCTGCTGGCTTATGGCCGCATGTACTTGGAAAGCGAGATGACCGTGCTGTTCGCCTGCGGCGTCAGCGACCGGCAAGTATTGATGCAGACGATGGTCACCAGTCTGGTGGTGATGGTGGTCGTTGGCGCTATGAGCCTCTATCTCTCGCCCTGGGGCATGCAGAAAGTCCAAGACATCATCAACGAACAACGCAAGGCGACCGAGTTCGAGATGCTATCACCCGGGCGCTTCCAGAGCCTTTCCTCCGGCAGCCGGGTGACCTATACCGAGGCGCTCAGCGATGACAAGCAACAGTTGATCGGCGTCTTTATCGCGGAATTTTCAGACGATGGTTCGGGTCTGAATTTGATCACTGCAGAAGCGGGTTCCCAGTTCGTCGACGAGGATACGGGTAGCCGTTTTCTCGTGCTGGAAGACGGGCAGCGCTTCCAGGGCGCTCCGGGCAGGCTTGACTATACGGTCACCACATTCGATGCCTACGGCCTGAAAGTGACCGGTCCCGAGTCGGTGAGGGAAAAGAGCGACGAAGAGGCCATTCCCACACTGGAGCTGATGGACTCGGACGATCCGGAACTGCGTGCGCTATTCCACTGGCGTATTTCCCTCCCGCTGATCGTGCCCATCGTGACGCTGCTGGCGGTCAGGCTTAGTCGTGTGAATCCGCGACAGGGGCGATTTTTCCATCTATTGCCGGCAATGATGATCTATATCGTCTACCTGGGGCTGCTGATCGTGGCGCGGGATGCACTGGCTAACGGCAAAGTGCCCGAATGGCTTGGGCTGACCTGGGTGCATGTCCTGTTCCTGGGCATGGGTCTCTGGCTCCAGTTTGGACCGGATTGGCTGCGGCGCCGTCGTTTGGAAAAGGAGGGCGGCGTCCATGCGTAA
- a CDS encoding RDD family protein — protein sequence MPRRFHPEDERLPPASLVKRLLAMLYDGLICIAVLIVATWGYTLLAAWVVGFEEYKQMAEAGRINSDPLLTSFLFVVLFLFFGYFWTHTGQTLGMQVWRVRVENPDGTSIRWPQALLRFLMGWVSWLACGLGYLWMIWDGENRSWTDRFSESLVVQVPKPEKTQK from the coding sequence ATGCCCCGCCGCTTTCACCCGGAAGACGAACGCTTACCCCCCGCAAGCCTGGTCAAACGTTTATTGGCCATGCTTTACGACGGTTTGATCTGCATCGCGGTGCTGATCGTGGCCACCTGGGGCTACACGCTGCTTGCGGCTTGGGTTGTGGGCTTCGAAGAATACAAACAGATGGCGGAAGCCGGCCGGATCAATAGCGACCCTCTGCTGACCTCGTTCCTGTTTGTCGTGCTATTCCTGTTCTTCGGTTATTTTTGGACCCACACCGGCCAGACCCTGGGCATGCAGGTGTGGCGCGTCAGAGTCGAGAACCCTGACGGCACCTCCATCCGCTGGCCCCAAGCCCTGCTCCGTTTCCTAATGGGCTGGGTGAGCTGGTTGGCGTGCGGACTGGGCTATCTTTGGATGATCTGGGACGGCGAGAACAGGAGTTGGACGGACCGGTTTTCGGAGAGCCTGGTGGTGCAGGTGCCCAAGCCCGAAAAAACGCAAAAATAG
- a CDS encoding leucyl aminopeptidase, with amino-acid sequence MNYTLNSKSLADIKADCLVVSVPEKGDWPASTAAADAALNGMIKDLQKNGDISGKAGSTLLLPLAGQPWARLLLVGSGSESPQGTASYRKLLNAVFGRLKDGPSKHALIALADNDVKDQDEAWKLSLIARIAEEQQYRFTGFKSTKAPQPTLARITLAASANNKTLKAAVSAGEAIGHGMSLTRDLGNTPPNVCHPTWLAEHAKSLSKEFDVIKTEILDEKQMKKLGMNSLLSVSAGSEQPARLIVMEYRGGKAKEKPHVLVGKGITFDSGGISLKPGEGMDEMKYDMCGAASVFGAMRALAEIKPAMNVIGIVAAAENMPSGTATRPGDIVTSMSGQTIEILNTDAEGRLVLCDALTYAGKYDPETVVDVATLTGAVIVALGKEANGLFSNNDELAQRLLQSGNRACDRAWQLPIWDEYQSQLDSNFADMQNIGGRPAGSITAACFLSRFTKDYRWAHLDIAGTAWVSGKDKGATGRPVPLLVDYLLSHVQ; translated from the coding sequence ATGAACTACACTCTGAACAGTAAATCTCTGGCCGATATCAAAGCGGACTGTCTCGTTGTTTCAGTACCCGAGAAAGGCGACTGGCCGGCGTCCACCGCGGCGGCCGATGCGGCTCTCAATGGCATGATCAAGGATTTGCAGAAAAACGGTGATATTTCCGGCAAGGCTGGCAGCACCCTATTGCTGCCGCTGGCCGGACAGCCTTGGGCGCGCCTTCTGCTCGTGGGCTCCGGCAGCGAGTCGCCGCAGGGCACCGCGAGCTATCGCAAGCTCTTGAATGCGGTCTTTGGCCGGCTTAAGGACGGCCCGTCAAAACACGCGCTGATTGCATTGGCGGACAACGACGTCAAGGACCAGGACGAAGCCTGGAAGCTCTCGCTGATCGCTCGTATCGCCGAAGAACAGCAGTACCGCTTCACCGGCTTCAAGAGCACGAAGGCGCCGCAGCCAACACTGGCGCGGATCACCCTGGCCGCCTCCGCCAACAACAAGACGCTCAAAGCGGCCGTCTCCGCCGGCGAAGCCATCGGTCACGGCATGAGCCTGACCCGTGACCTGGGCAACACGCCGCCCAATGTCTGCCATCCCACGTGGCTGGCCGAACACGCCAAAAGTCTTTCCAAGGAATTCGATGTCATCAAGACGGAAATCCTGGACGAAAAGCAGATGAAAAAACTGGGCATGAACAGCCTGCTTTCCGTATCCGCGGGCAGCGAGCAGCCTGCCAGGCTCATTGTCATGGAATACCGTGGCGGCAAGGCCAAGGAAAAGCCCCACGTGCTGGTCGGCAAAGGTATTACCTTCGATTCCGGGGGTATCAGCCTGAAACCCGGTGAAGGCATGGACGAGATGAAATACGACATGTGCGGTGCGGCCAGTGTCTTCGGCGCCATGCGTGCACTGGCGGAAATCAAGCCGGCGATGAACGTTATCGGCATCGTTGCTGCAGCCGAGAATATGCCCAGTGGTACGGCAACGCGTCCGGGTGACATCGTGACGTCCATGTCCGGCCAAACCATCGAGATACTGAATACCGACGCCGAAGGCCGCCTGGTGCTGTGCGACGCCCTCACCTACGCCGGCAAGTACGACCCGGAAACGGTGGTGGATGTCGCCACGCTGACTGGCGCCGTCATCGTCGCCCTGGGGAAGGAAGCCAACGGTCTGTTCAGCAATAACGACGAGCTGGCCCAGCGCCTGCTGCAATCCGGCAATCGTGCCTGCGACCGTGCCTGGCAGTTGCCGATTTGGGATGAGTACCAGTCGCAGCTCGACAGCAACTTCGCCGACATGCAGAACATTGGCGGCCGTCCAGCAGGATCGATTACTGCGGCCTGCTTCCTGTCCCGCTTCACCAAGGACTATCGCTGGGCGCACCTCGACATCGCAGGTACCGCCTGGGTGTCCGGCAAGGATAAGGGCGCAACCGGTCGTCCGGTACCGCTGCTAGTGGATTACCTGCTCTCTCATGTCCAGTGA